In Tursiops truncatus isolate mTurTru1 chromosome 19, mTurTru1.mat.Y, whole genome shotgun sequence, a genomic segment contains:
- the MRPS12 gene encoding small ribosomal subunit protein uS12m — MSWSGLLRGLRTSLNHGLALAPRPWAPRPMATLNQMHRRGPPKHPPTKVGPTEGRPQLKGVVLRTFIRKPKKPNSANRKCCRVRLSTGREAVCFIPGEGHNLQEHHIVLVQGGRTQDLPGVKLTIVRGKYDCGHVQKKK; from the exons ATGTCCTGGTCCGGCCTTCTCCGTGGCCTCCGCACGTCCCTAAATCATG GCCTAGCCCTGGCCCCGCGGCCTTGGGCCCCGCGTCCCATGGCCACCCTGAACCAGATGCACCGGCGGGGTCCTCCAAAGCATCCGCCTACGAAAGTGGGCCCCACGGAGGGCCGGCCACAGCTGAAGGGCGTGGTCCTGCGCACGTTCATCCGCAAGCCCAAGAAGCCCAACTCGGCCAACCGCAAATGCTGCCGCGTGCGGCTCAGCACCGGTCGGGAGGCCGTCTGCTTCATCCCCGGAGAAGGCCACAACCTGCAGGAGCACCACATCGTGCTCGTGCAGGGCGGCCGCACACAGGACCTGCCCGGCGTCAAGCTCACCATCGTGCGGGGCAAGTACGACTGTGGCCACGTGCAGAAGAAGAAGtga